In bacterium, the genomic window CGAGGGTCGGCACCTCCGCCTTCGCCCCCAGGGCGAGCTGGGGGTAGGTGAGCTCCAGGTTCACGAGCAGGTCCCGGCCGTTGCGCCGGAAGACGGGGTGGGGCTCGAGCCGGCAGACGATGTAGAGGTCGCCCCGGAAACCGGGGGCCGAGCCGTCGTTGCCCTCGCCGGAGAGACGGATGCGCTGGCCGTCGTCAATTCCGGCGGGAATCTCCACCTCGAGATGCGGGGTGGTCCGGGTGTACCCCGACCCGTCGCAGAAGCCGCAGGGCTCCTCGACGACCTGACCGGTCCCGCGGCAGTTGGAGCAGGGGGTCTCCAGCCGCATGAAGCCGGTCTGGCGCACGACCCTCCCCCGCCCCCCGCAGACGGGGCAGGCCTTCGGGGGATGCCCCGGCTCGGCCCCGGTCCCCCGGCAGCGGGGGCAGAGCTCCACCCGGGGGATTTGAATCTCCCTCGTCACGCCGGTGAGCGCCTCGGCGTAGGTGACGGTGACGTCGGCCCGCAGGTCGTCACCCCGGTGCATCCGCTGCGCTCCGCGCCTGAACCCGCCGCCGAACAGCCCGCCGAACAGGTCGCCGAAGAGGTCGAAGATGTCGCCGACGTCGTCGAAGCCGTGGTATCCGCGCCCCTCCAGACCCTCGTGGCCGTAGCGGTCGTAAACCGCGCGCTTCTGCGGGTCCGAGAGCACCTGGTACGCCTCGGACGCCTCCTTGAAGCGCTCCTCGGCCGCGGGGTCGTCGGGGTTGCGGTCGGGGTGGAACTCGAGCGCCTTCTTGCGGTAGGCCTTCTTGACGGCCGTCGCGTCGGCGTCGCGCTCGACTTCCAGGACCTCGTAGTAATCGCGTCGGTGGATGGTCATCGCTGGTTAAGATTCATCGAGAAGGGCGTTCAATCCCGCACTTATAACTTCATGGAACAGCTCGATGCGCCCGGCGATTTTCTCCCGACCCTCGGATTTCTCATCCTCGTCGAGTTTCCGTTCTTTCACCAAAGTGTTGAACCTCTCGACGTCCTCTTTTAAAAGGACCGGGTTGTGGAGCAGCTCCTCGTGGCATTCGTAGCACATCAAAAGCGTATCTGTATTGTTGAACCAGGGGTGACCGTTGAGAAATTTCCTAAGACGTTTTGCTACGCAATGTTCCTCAGTAGCATGTGAACGTCCTTCAAGTGTATCTTGCGCATAATTACCGCTTCTGTGAACCTTGCAACCGCAGATGGCGCATCTCTCCATTTCTACTTCTTTCGATGAAAAGGAAGTATTGGCGTTGTGCCGGCGCCGTCACGGTTTTTGCGGAGTTCGGAGCATCTCGATAATTCTGCGTTCACTTCCGGCAAAAACGCGTGCCGGCGCCTGCCTGCCTGGATTAACGAATCATTCGCAGGTTTTGGAAAGCAATCAACTCCCACACCTCGCAGTGCGGGTTGGCCAGAAGCCCCGGCGTGCGGGCCGAGCAGTCGGCCATCCTCCGGGCGGAGTCCGCCGGGTCGCCGCCGGTGAGCCACAGCGTCCACAGAGTGGAGTAGCGCGCGCCCTCGATTTCGGTCAGGCCGAGGGTGTTCCGGCAGTAGGCGAGGGCGTCGCGCCCGGCGAAGTCGTCGCGCTTGGAGACCAGAACACCCACGGGTGTCCCCCCGTCATCACGCGGCGGCGTCAGCCCGGCGAGGGAATCCACCCGGCGGTGGGCGTGCTTCGACGGGTTGACGAAGCGGCTGGTCCGCCGGAGCAGCTCGGGCAGCAATTTTTCCGGGTCGAAAGCGCCCGTGAAGCGCCAGAGCTCCTCGCGGTCCAGCGCGGAAAGGTTGGTGTGCCCCAGAAGCTCGACCAGGGCGAAGCGGGCCGAGGCGGCCACCGTGTCCGGCACCTTCAGCCGAACCAGCAGGTCGAGCTCCGCCATCAGGCCGCCCCCTTCAGGTGCGCGGCGAGGGAGAGGAAGAGCTTCCGCCCCGGCCCGGCCTCGTCCAAATCCCCCCCGTCGTAGGACCGGCGCCGCTCGCCCCAGGGGCCGGCCAGCTCCCGCGGGAGCTGCCAGAGCCAGCTCGCCCGCTCGGGGTGCGGCATGACCGCCAGCACGTTCCCCGCCGGGTTGGTCAGCCCCGCGATGTCGCCCAGGGCGCCGTTGGGATTGACCGGGTAGCCGCCTTCCGCAGGCGAGCCGTCGGGATTCGCGAAGCGGAAGGCCACCTGGCCGTTCCTCTCGACGAGCACGAGAATCTCCCTGTCGCCCGTCGTGAAGCGCCCCTCGGCGTGGGCCATGGGCACGGGGACGACCTCGCCCTTTTCGTACATTCTGGTGAAGAGGCTCCCGGTCGGGTTCTCCACGCGGAGGTACGTCCAGCGGCAGAGGTAGCCGTGCGCGTTGGCGTCCAGGGCCATCTCGAGGGGGTGGCCCTCTTTGATTCCGGGCACGAGCCCGGCTTCCAGGAGCGTCTGCGCCCCGTTACACACGCCGAGGACCGGCTTTCCGGCGTCGGCGGCCCGGGAGACCTCGTCCAGGACGGCCTCCTTGGCGCCGATGGCCCCGGCGCGCACCCGGTCCTGGAAGCTGAACCCCCCGGCCAAAAAGTAGGCGTCGGCGGAGCGCAGCTTGTCCGGCTCGTTCCAGCGGACGATTTCGGCGTCGAGGCCCGCGGCCTCGCAGGCGCGGACGCTCTCGTACTCGCAGTTGGTGCCGGGGAAGGCCAGGACGGCGACTTTGGGCATGGTGTAAAAAAATGGAAAAGGGGCTCGAAGCCCCCATTTTACCAAAACCCGGGAGAGTTATCCCGCTACGGCTCGACGGACCAGATGAATAACACGGCCCCGCGCACGGCGTCCTCCTACATTCCCAAACCGGGGCAATCGTTGACCCCGATGCGGTGAGGGTCAACCGTCTTCAATGGCGGGGAAGAAAACCCCTCACCCCGGCCCGTGCCATGCAGGATTCCCCGGAGGGGAGAGGGGGTGGGCTACTCCACCGGGCACCAGGCGGGATTAAGACCTCCTTCTGTGGTCAACTGGGTCTGGTTGCCCCCATCGGCGTCCATCACGAAGATTTCCGAGCGACTGCCGGTGCGACCGGATGAGAAGGCGATGCGGCGGCCGTCGGGGCTCCAGGCGGGATCGCAGCTGTTACTATAATTGGTGGTCAACTGGATCAGCATACTACCGTCGGCTTCCATTAAGAAAATTTCACTGCCCCATGTAATACCGTTTGGGTAGGAGGTAAAAATTATGTGAAGTCCGTCAGGACTCCATTTGGGTTCAATATCTTTTATTATATTGTGGGTCAATTCTCTTTGATGGCCTCCCTTTAACACGTAAATTTCACAGTCACCATTATCATCTTTTGCGTGGTAGGCGATGCATTTGCCGTCCGGGTTCCAGGCAGGCGTTTCATCCGCGAATTGATTTTCTTTACCGCTTCCGTATGTTCGCCGTCTTTGGTTGCGCCCGTCGGCGTCCATCTCATAGATTTCCCAGTCCCCGTCGCGGTCGGAAACGAAGGCGATACGGCTGCCGTCGGGACTCCAGGCGGGCCACCTGTCAAGGCTTTCGTTGTCGGTCAACTGGATCTGGTTGCTCCCGTCGGCGTCCATCACGAAGATTTCCCGGTCCCCGTCGCGGTCGGAGGTAAAGGCGATGCGGCCGCCGTCCGGACTCCAGGCGGGACCCGCGTCCCAGTCATCGTCGAAGGTCAACTGGGTCTGGTTGCCCCCGTCGGCGTCCATCACGAAAATTTCCCGGTCCCCGTCGCGTTTGGAGTCGAAGGCGATGCGGCGGCCGTCGGGACTCCAGGCGGGAAACATGTCATCACTGGTGTTGTCGGTCAACTGGGTCTGGTTGCTACCGTCGGCGTTCACCACGAAGATTTCCCAGTCCCAGTCCCCGTCGCGGTAGGCTTGGTAAGCGATGAGGCCGTTATCATACTCTCCGCCACCGACGTCTTCGCCGCTTCTCGAGATCGGAAACAAACAACCCAGCGTGAACCCCAGGAGAAGTGCACAGATTAGAAAAACGGTTCTCATCTCCCTCCCTCCAAACCAGGAAAACTTCCACGACCATTAAATATTAAAGCAAAAATCCTGTCAATGTAAAAAGAGAGCCGGTCGGGCTCTCCTGATTTTTAACGTGCTGATGTTGGCTTTTTACAACACGACGGACTTGTGCCGCGCCGTGTGACTCTGGACGTTGTCCGTTTTAAAAGGGAATCAGAAGCGACGGGCCACGGGGGATGCATCCCGCGGGGCCGCCCTACACATTGTTACCCCTCGTCACCCACCGTGGATAGAGTCATGGCGGGACCTACTCCACCGGACCCCAGGTGGGGGAACTGTCCCAATCATCGGTGTCGGTCAACTGGGTCTGATTGCTTCCGTCGGCGTCCATCACGAAGATTGCATAGTTCCGTATAAAGGCGATGCGGCTACTGTCCGGACTCCAGTCTGGAGCGGGATACCTGCTTTTGGTGGAGGTCAACGGGGTCTGGTTGCCTCCGTCGGCGTCCATCACGAAAATGTCCCAGCCCCCGACATCCCCTACGCGTTGGGAATAGAAGGCAATGCGGCGGGCGTCCGGACTCCAGACAGGATAGAGGTCAAAGCTTCCGTTGTCGGTCAACTGGGTCTGGTTGCCACCGTCGGCGTCCATCACGAAAATTACACAGCCACTACCCCCGACGCATTCGGATTGAAAGGCGATGCGGCTACCGTCGGGACTCCAGGAGGGATACCAGTCCTCTCTACTATTAAAGGTCAACTGGGTTTGGTTGCGCCCGTCGGCGTCCATCACGAAAATTTCATCGCCCCCCTCGCGCCAGGTAACGAAAGCGATGCGGCGGCCGTCCGGACTCCAGGAGGGAGACCAGCTGTCGCGAGCGTTGTCGGTCAACCGGGTCTGGTTGCGTCCGTCGGCGTCCATCACGAAGATATTCCGCTTCCCGTCGCGGTTGGATATGAAGGCGATGCGGCTGCCGTCGGGGTTCCAGGC contains:
- a CDS encoding DPP IV N-terminal domain-containing protein, yielding MKANKFLFAAIAIVAVLFSLSCYKQYRIAFIRSNEIFVMDADGSNVTQLTNNTSDDRNPAWSPDGGRIAFESKRDGDGEIFVTDADGSNQTQLTDNDYGDHCPAWNPDGSRIAFISNRDGKRNIFVMDADGRNQTRLTDNARDSWSPSWSPDGRRIAFVTWREGGDEIFVMDADGRNQTQLTFNSREDWYPSWSPDGSRIAFQSECVGGSGCVIFVMDADGGNQTQLTDNGSFDLYPVWSPDARRIAFYSQRVGDVGGWDIFVMDADGGNQTPLTSTKSRYPAPDWSPDSSRIAFIRNYAIFVMDADGSNQTQLTDTDDWDSSPTWGPVE
- the dnaJ gene encoding molecular chaperone DnaJ produces the protein MTIHRRDYYEVLEVERDADATAVKKAYRKKALEFHPDRNPDDPAAEERFKEASEAYQVLSDPQKRAVYDRYGHEGLEGRGYHGFDDVGDIFDLFGDLFGGLFGGGFRRGAQRMHRGDDLRADVTVTYAEALTGVTREIQIPRVELCPRCRGTGAEPGHPPKACPVCGGRGRVVRQTGFMRLETPCSNCRGTGQVVEEPCGFCDGSGYTRTTPHLEVEIPAGIDDGQRIRLSGEGNDGSAPGFRGDLYIVCRLEPHPVFRRNGRDLLVNLELTYPQLALGAKAEVPTL
- the purQ gene encoding phosphoribosylformylglycinamidine synthase I, which codes for MPKVAVLAFPGTNCEYESVRACEAAGLDAEIVRWNEPDKLRSADAYFLAGGFSFQDRVRAGAIGAKEAVLDEVSRAADAGKPVLGVCNGAQTLLEAGLVPGIKEGHPLEMALDANAHGYLCRWTYLRVENPTGSLFTRMYEKGEVVPVPMAHAEGRFTTGDREILVLVERNGQVAFRFANPDGSPAEGGYPVNPNGALGDIAGLTNPAGNVLAVMPHPERASWLWQLPRELAGPWGERRRSYDGGDLDEAGPGRKLFLSLAAHLKGAA